In bacterium, a genomic segment contains:
- the rlmB gene encoding 23S rRNA (guanosine(2251)-2'-O)-methyltransferase RlmB has translation MLIYGFHPVREALRLRPRDVEWVALGESAQRSRVREIQKLCRRCDVSAESRPGAKLDELTSGAVHNGFVAEVRDSRTAPSGGDPELVVLLEDVQDPRNLGAILRVCEGAGVGRVLIRDRGSAPLSAAAIKTSAGAAEYLDVDRITNSANEIEALQKGGFWVYGADGEGDPVWEVDLSGKVCLCLGGEEKGLRRRTRKLCDRLVALPMRGRVASLNVATAAAALLYEAVRQRS, from the coding sequence ATGCTCATATACGGATTCCACCCGGTCCGCGAGGCTCTCAGGCTGCGCCCGAGAGACGTCGAATGGGTGGCGCTTGGCGAGAGCGCACAACGGTCACGCGTGAGGGAGATCCAGAAGCTCTGCCGGCGGTGCGACGTCAGTGCCGAGTCCCGCCCCGGGGCCAAGCTCGACGAGCTGACCTCGGGCGCGGTTCACAACGGCTTCGTGGCGGAGGTCCGGGACAGCAGGACGGCTCCATCCGGAGGAGATCCGGAACTGGTCGTGCTGCTGGAGGATGTTCAGGATCCCCGCAATCTGGGCGCGATCCTGCGCGTGTGCGAAGGGGCGGGGGTGGGCCGGGTTCTGATTCGCGACCGAGGGAGCGCCCCGTTGTCGGCCGCGGCGATCAAGACCTCGGCCGGTGCGGCCGAATACCTCGATGTCGACCGGATCACCAATTCGGCCAACGAGATAGAGGCCCTTCAGAAGGGTGGCTTCTGGGTCTACGGCGCCGATGGCGAAGGCGATCCGGTCTGGGAAGTGGACCTCAGCGGCAAGGTCTGCCTCTGCCTGGGAGGAGAAGAGAAGGGATTGCGGCGCAGAACCCGAAAGCTCTGTGATCGCCTGGTCGCCCTGCCAATGAGAGGACGCGTGGCATCACTCAACGTCGCGACGGCCGCCGCCGCGCTGCTATACGAGGCCGTGAGGCAGCGCTCATGA
- a CDS encoding SGNH/GDSL hydrolase family protein, with protein sequence MAHKERFLRVKALLARIFVAMLVALVAVLLLDVAVGVLAPDARTAFDRMFPVGSVRHPKPYVMFGGKPGAPVAVRERPGEKSSTLNARGYRGPLPGATKEPNERRIYVLGGSTVFSGTPALSTLLQDELADVGLTHVRVFNLGVVSSVSGMELARIVYEVVDLSPDLVVMYNGNNDLSHPFSWDPRPGYPFNFMAYENHPLLESDVGSYPAITMFLYGSHIARKIGSRQFLNRFVPLAQTQSQAGYGTAAWRQQLSETYVARLIKAKRISSAFGAEFIAFFQPSQSFRIRPEPQVDGSSNLTERTAHFLDCRRRIRALIQALPESDREAIVDLSDSYDEYSGAPFKDHVHTTQAAKPFMATLLAEHIIQRFEARLR encoded by the coding sequence ATGGCCCACAAAGAGAGATTCCTGCGAGTGAAGGCGCTACTGGCTCGGATCTTCGTAGCAATGCTCGTCGCTCTCGTCGCTGTGCTGCTGCTCGACGTCGCGGTTGGCGTGCTCGCACCCGACGCGCGCACAGCGTTCGACCGAATGTTCCCAGTCGGTTCGGTGCGGCACCCCAAGCCCTACGTCATGTTCGGCGGAAAGCCCGGCGCACCCGTCGCGGTCCGAGAGAGACCGGGGGAGAAGTCCAGTACCCTGAACGCTCGCGGTTACCGCGGACCGCTCCCGGGGGCGACGAAGGAGCCGAACGAACGGCGCATCTACGTCCTGGGTGGATCGACCGTCTTCAGTGGAACTCCGGCGCTCTCAACGCTCCTTCAAGACGAACTGGCGGACGTGGGGCTGACCCACGTCAGGGTCTTCAACCTGGGCGTCGTGTCCTCCGTCTCTGGCATGGAGCTCGCGCGCATCGTGTACGAAGTCGTCGACCTGAGCCCGGACCTCGTAGTCATGTACAACGGCAACAACGACCTGTCCCACCCCTTTTCATGGGATCCCAGGCCCGGGTATCCGTTCAATTTCATGGCCTACGAGAACCACCCTCTCCTCGAGTCCGATGTGGGATCGTACCCGGCCATCACCATGTTCCTCTACGGGTCGCACATCGCCCGCAAGATCGGCTCGCGCCAGTTCCTGAACCGCTTCGTGCCGTTGGCCCAGACGCAATCGCAAGCAGGCTATGGGACGGCCGCCTGGCGGCAGCAGTTGAGCGAGACGTACGTCGCCAGGCTTATCAAGGCCAAGCGGATCAGCAGTGCATTTGGAGCGGAATTCATCGCCTTCTTTCAACCCTCACAGTCGTTCCGCATCCGCCCTGAGCCCCAGGTTGACGGGAGCAGCAACCTCACGGAGAGAACAGCACACTTTCTCGACTGCCGAAGGCGCATCCGTGCTCTGATCCAGGCGCTGCCAGAGTCCGATCGAGAGGCAATCGTCGACCTCAGTGACTCCTACGACGAGTACTCGGGTGCCCCATTCAAGGACCATGTCCATACCACCCAAGCCGCGAAACCGTTCATGGCGACTCTTCTGGCCGAGCACATCATTCAGCGCTTCGAGGCTCGTTTGCGGTAG